The proteins below come from a single Cupriavidus basilensis genomic window:
- a CDS encoding zinc ribbon domain-containing protein: MGRHSGGHHGGGSEHGRRGGHHDGGGSYGYGNPLPPQSPAGVHCPNCGTVSAQGARFCQQCGSSLAPAPCSRCGTLLPRDAKFCGSCGNAAK; the protein is encoded by the coding sequence ATGGGCCGTCACAGCGGCGGTCATCACGGCGGCGGAAGTGAGCACGGTCGTCGAGGAGGTCATCATGATGGTGGCGGCAGCTACGGCTATGGGAATCCTTTGCCACCACAAAGCCCCGCCGGCGTCCACTGCCCCAACTGCGGCACGGTGAGCGCCCAGGGCGCGCGCTTCTGCCAGCAATGCGGCAGTTCACTGGCTCCGGCGCCGTGCAGTCGATGCGGCACCTTACTCCCACGCGACGCAAAGTTCTGTGGAAGTTGCGGCAATGCCGCCAAATGA
- a CDS encoding heavy metal translocating P-type ATPase translates to MTEKLRLDIPVLLPGLPDSSDPCVERLLSELRGKEGVEAAHIKTANVDSDSQICVHYDPAAISLARIRELVTSTGAVISSRFGHVLWQLKGVWHERRARTVASQLRALPGVIEAEVSASGIARVEFDNDRISAAGIEQALSKRGLAPVEIGARKSGHADHEHREGVKDHAHGEGEGHEAHAHGSVFGPNTELIFSLICGALLGLGFAVGKLFGSLPAWIPVAFFVGAYFFGGFYTVREAIENLRLKKFEIDTLMLVAAAGAAALGAWAEGALLLFLFSLGHGLEHYAMGRAKRAIEALAALAPATASVRREGEVREVPVEELQVGDVVVVRPNERLPADGFLVKGASAVNQAPVTGESIPVDKQPVDDAAAARRKPDAVGAVSRVFAGTINGAGAIEVEVTRLSTDSALAKVVKMVNEAEAQKSPSQRFTEKFERIFVPAVLVLAVLLLFAGLVINEPFSATFYRAMAVLVAASPCALAIATPSAVLSGVARAARGGVLIKGGAPLENLGSLKAIAFDKTGTLTEGRPRITDVMVAEGVAEAELLSVAVAVESLSDHPLAAAIARDGRKRLEGSSIPEASHLQSLTGRGVTATLCGKTVWIGKPDMFGADGIAPLSESMASAVQTLRSTGRTTMIVRQGDRDLGAIGLMDTPRASARAALEALRRLGITRMIMISGDHQRAAEAVAKDVGIDEAWGDLMPEDKVKAIQTLRAEAKVAMVGDGVNDAPAMANATVGIAMGAAGSDVALETADVALMADDLQHLPFVVGLSRHTRAIILQNVYISLGVVAFLLPATILGLGIGPAVAMHEGSTLIVVFNALRLLAYRDKSP, encoded by the coding sequence ATGACCGAAAAGCTGCGCCTGGACATTCCTGTCTTGCTTCCTGGCCTTCCCGATTCCTCTGATCCCTGTGTAGAACGGTTGCTGTCCGAACTGAGAGGGAAAGAGGGCGTCGAGGCGGCGCATATAAAAACTGCAAATGTTGATAGCGATTCACAGATATGTGTCCACTACGATCCCGCAGCGATTTCCCTTGCCCGCATCCGGGAGCTGGTGACAAGCACGGGTGCGGTGATTTCGTCGCGGTTTGGTCATGTGCTTTGGCAATTGAAGGGCGTCTGGCACGAACGACGAGCGCGAACCGTAGCTAGCCAACTGCGGGCCTTGCCCGGCGTCATCGAGGCCGAAGTCAGCGCCTCCGGCATAGCGCGCGTCGAATTCGACAACGATCGGATCTCCGCGGCAGGGATCGAGCAGGCCCTGTCAAAACGCGGGCTCGCGCCGGTTGAGATCGGTGCCCGGAAGAGCGGTCATGCAGACCATGAACACCGCGAAGGCGTCAAGGATCATGCACATGGGGAAGGCGAGGGGCATGAGGCCCACGCACACGGCAGCGTGTTTGGCCCGAATACTGAGCTAATCTTCTCCCTGATCTGTGGGGCCTTGCTTGGTCTCGGATTTGCCGTTGGTAAGCTGTTCGGCAGCCTGCCAGCATGGATTCCGGTTGCCTTCTTTGTCGGCGCGTATTTTTTTGGTGGTTTCTATACCGTTCGGGAAGCGATAGAGAACCTCCGGCTAAAGAAGTTCGAAATCGACACACTGATGCTGGTAGCCGCCGCAGGGGCGGCGGCGTTAGGCGCTTGGGCGGAAGGCGCGCTACTTCTCTTTTTGTTCAGTCTCGGCCACGGGCTCGAACACTACGCCATGGGGCGCGCCAAGCGGGCGATCGAAGCGTTGGCGGCGCTCGCACCGGCTACAGCAAGTGTGCGGCGTGAAGGCGAGGTACGAGAGGTCCCCGTCGAGGAATTGCAGGTGGGGGATGTGGTGGTGGTTCGGCCGAACGAACGCCTCCCCGCCGATGGTTTTCTGGTAAAGGGGGCTTCCGCAGTCAATCAAGCGCCGGTTACTGGCGAAAGCATCCCGGTCGACAAGCAGCCCGTGGATGACGCCGCCGCAGCCAGGAGGAAGCCCGATGCCGTAGGGGCCGTGTCCCGCGTGTTCGCCGGAACCATCAATGGCGCCGGCGCCATTGAAGTGGAAGTGACGCGCCTTTCCACGGACAGCGCCCTGGCGAAAGTCGTCAAGATGGTCAACGAGGCCGAAGCGCAAAAGTCACCGAGCCAGCGGTTCACTGAGAAGTTCGAACGGATCTTTGTTCCTGCAGTGCTTGTGCTGGCGGTATTGCTGCTGTTTGCAGGGCTAGTGATCAATGAGCCGTTCAGTGCGACCTTCTACCGCGCCATGGCGGTGCTGGTTGCCGCCAGCCCATGCGCGCTCGCCATCGCGACACCGAGCGCGGTGCTGTCGGGGGTAGCGCGCGCCGCTAGAGGGGGTGTACTGATCAAGGGCGGGGCGCCGCTCGAAAACCTGGGTTCACTGAAAGCCATTGCATTCGATAAGACGGGGACGCTGACGGAGGGGCGCCCCCGTATTACCGATGTGATGGTCGCCGAAGGAGTAGCTGAAGCGGAATTGTTGAGCGTAGCGGTCGCCGTGGAGTCGCTCAGCGACCACCCGTTGGCTGCGGCCATTGCCCGCGATGGCCGCAAGCGCCTGGAAGGCAGTTCCATCCCGGAAGCGTCTCATCTCCAAAGCTTGACCGGACGCGGGGTCACGGCGACGTTGTGCGGTAAGACCGTCTGGATTGGCAAGCCTGACATGTTCGGCGCCGACGGGATTGCACCGCTTAGCGAATCGATGGCGAGCGCAGTGCAGACGCTGCGCAGCACTGGCCGCACGACAATGATCGTCAGGCAGGGAGATCGGGACCTCGGCGCCATTGGGCTGATGGACACGCCGCGCGCCTCGGCGCGCGCTGCCCTCGAGGCACTGCGCAGGCTGGGTATCACACGCATGATCATGATCTCCGGCGATCACCAGCGCGCAGCCGAAGCCGTCGCCAAGGACGTAGGTATCGATGAAGCCTGGGGCGATCTGATGCCTGAGGACAAGGTCAAAGCCATCCAGACGTTGCGCGCGGAAGCCAAAGTGGCCATGGTCGGCGACGGCGTCAACGACGCGCCGGCAATGGCCAACGCCACGGTGGGCATCGCAATGGGTGCGGCAGGTTCAGATGTGGCACTGGAAACGGCGGATGTTGCGCTGATGGCCGACGACCTCCAACACCTACCTTTTGTGGTCGGTTTAAGCCGACATACGCGGGCCATCATCCTTCAGAACGTGTATATCAGCCTCGGCGTCGTGGCGTTCCTTCTGCCAGCCACGATCCTCGGCCTCGGTATCGGGCCCGCCGTGGCCATGCATGAGGGGTCGACGCTGATCGTCGTGTTCAATGCGCTTCGACTGCTAGCCTATCGCGACAAATCCCCATGA
- the flgB gene encoding flagellar basal body rod protein FlgB, with amino-acid sequence MDTPYVAKWARSEDSVHEQALRLRTRRFELLSANIANADTPNYKARDIDFSAELDRVMGSGQNFAGMTMTSPRHIEASKPALEEDLMYRVPLQSSMDGNTVEMDVERVAFAENALRMRFSIQKTADEYKDMLKLYQDMRP; translated from the coding sequence ATGGACACGCCATACGTCGCAAAATGGGCGCGTAGCGAAGACAGCGTTCATGAGCAAGCGCTGCGACTTCGCACACGGAGGTTCGAGCTGCTGTCTGCAAATATTGCAAATGCGGATACGCCGAACTACAAGGCGCGCGATATCGACTTCAGCGCCGAGTTGGATAGGGTGATGGGCAGTGGCCAGAATTTTGCGGGCATGACCATGACTTCGCCGCGACACATCGAGGCAAGCAAGCCCGCGCTGGAAGAGGATCTGATGTATCGCGTCCCCCTGCAGTCGAGTATGGACGGCAACACCGTGGAGATGGACGTCGAGCGTGTGGCGTTTGCAGAGAACGCGCTGCGGATGCGGTTCTCCATTCAAAAGACTGCCGACGAGTACAAGGACATGCTCAAGCTCTACCAGGACATGCGGCCCTAG
- a CDS encoding porin produces the protein MKISRIAVASLGLFATTAFAQSSVTLYGVADAGIEYLSNVPSASPGGSNQVRMTSGNMSTSRWGLRGVEDLGGGLKAIFELESGISFDTGAQNNSTRLFDRSAFVGLGSKYGQLTLGRQTTPMYDTTLQLDPMGFAPRYSLFKMDDVLAGRADNAIKYRGIFSGLTVTGLYSFSRTGGGEVPGNYKVDRNMGVSLMYETGALAVGAVYDEIQGSTVATADRKDRRALIGASYAFGPAKAFIGYRWYNGNVGALPTNGSNIYWAGLRYGLTPALTLTGAAYYTDSRNSGADPFLFVASADYAFSKRTDVYMNVGYALNRGNSQLGMNGYNSTTGSPTNVVPGKDQTGVVVGVRHKF, from the coding sequence ATGAAGATTAGTCGCATTGCCGTCGCATCCCTCGGTCTGTTCGCTACAACCGCATTCGCTCAATCGAGCGTCACGCTGTATGGTGTGGCCGACGCGGGTATCGAGTATCTGAGCAACGTCCCATCGGCTTCGCCCGGTGGCTCGAACCAGGTTCGCATGACCTCCGGCAACATGTCGACGTCGCGTTGGGGCCTGCGTGGCGTCGAAGACCTTGGCGGCGGTCTGAAAGCCATCTTCGAATTGGAAAGCGGCATTTCGTTCGACACCGGCGCACAGAACAACAGCACCCGTCTTTTTGATCGTAGTGCCTTCGTAGGATTGGGTAGCAAATATGGTCAACTGACGTTGGGTCGTCAAACGACACCAATGTATGACACCACGCTGCAACTCGACCCGATGGGCTTCGCGCCGCGCTACTCGCTCTTCAAGATGGATGACGTCTTGGCGGGTCGCGCTGACAATGCTATCAAGTACCGTGGCATCTTCAGTGGCCTGACGGTCACCGGCCTCTACAGCTTTAGCCGCACCGGCGGCGGCGAAGTGCCGGGGAACTACAAGGTCGATCGAAACATGGGCGTATCGCTCATGTATGAAACCGGCGCCCTCGCTGTCGGCGCGGTGTACGACGAGATCCAGGGCAGCACCGTCGCCACGGCCGACCGCAAGGACCGCCGCGCTCTAATTGGCGCGAGCTACGCTTTCGGACCGGCTAAGGCATTTATTGGTTATCGCTGGTACAACGGCAATGTCGGTGCGCTGCCGACGAACGGTTCTAACATTTACTGGGCCGGCCTGCGCTATGGCCTGACGCCCGCACTGACGCTGACCGGCGCCGCCTACTACACGGACAGCCGCAATTCTGGCGCAGACCCGTTCCTGTTCGTTGCCTCGGCAGATTACGCTTTCTCGAAGCGTACCGATGTGTATATGAACGTCGGTTATGCACTGAACCGCGGCAACTCGCAGCTGGGCATGAACGGCTACAACTCGACGACCGGCAGCCCGACCAACGTTGTCCCTGGCAAGGATCAGACCGGCGTCGTCGTAGGCGTACGCCACAAGTTCTGA
- the czcE gene encoding copper-binding periplasmic protein CzcE yields MTMKTKKHALLFAALLLGGMSASYALEMTGLKPGVPASTATAQAMAKRHATLYGDPAGQSQASRIIDVKPGMRYVNVDSGETVAFRAGEKIVAWTFAQMVRDTSVDLGLLMPDLPGSAGVRVYIDRSDLFTGG; encoded by the coding sequence ATGACTATGAAAACGAAGAAACACGCCTTGCTGTTTGCGGCGTTGCTGTTGGGTGGGATGTCGGCTTCGTATGCTTTGGAAATGACCGGGTTGAAACCGGGCGTGCCTGCGTCGACGGCGACGGCGCAGGCGATGGCGAAGCGTCACGCGACCTTGTATGGCGATCCAGCCGGCCAATCTCAGGCCAGTCGCATTATCGACGTGAAGCCAGGGATGCGGTATGTCAACGTGGACTCTGGCGAGACGGTGGCGTTTCGGGCCGGCGAGAAGATCGTCGCATGGACCTTCGCCCAGATGGTCAGGGATACGAGTGTGGACCTTGGCTTGTTGATGCCGGATCTGCCGGGTAGCGCTGGCGTGCGCGTCTATATTGATAGAAGCGACCTCTTCACAGGTGGCTGA
- the czcS gene encoding sensor histidine kinase CzcS, producing MRPGTSITPLSLTRRLGLFFALVLSIALASMGAFAYYSLAAQLEARDDEVVKGKLEQVEHFLREVDGVQGVPAAQHRFDDLVRGYSDLIVRVTALDGRLLFRTGNDALLEGTDQAAVTGKSSLMFQSADAVLGRDGTRATVFVAKSGEDRKQVTARFRTTLVLGTTVGVILTALVGAAITRRELEPAHVLIKQINRISVERLSYRVDMPPKPTEVRDIASAFNAMLQRLEDGYQKLSRFSADLAHDLRTPLNNLIGHAEVALSRDRTGPEYVALVEESLVEYQRLARMIDAMLFLARADSANVALELTELQLNAELRKLSAYFSVLAEERSVVIRVSGDATLVADAILFQRAINNVLSNAVRHAWPNSMIDLVVRREAAHCCIDITNVGDPIPERELSLIFDRFFRGDRARSNSSQSTGLGLAIVLSIMELHGGDASAVSGLDGKTRFTLRFPLNGAEASARVSVGRPSQDRPVVG from the coding sequence ATGAGGCCCGGGACTTCGATAACCCCGCTGTCACTGACGAGGCGGCTTGGGCTCTTCTTTGCATTGGTACTGTCTATCGCGCTGGCCAGCATGGGCGCCTTTGCTTACTACTCGCTCGCCGCGCAACTCGAGGCCAGAGACGATGAGGTTGTAAAGGGAAAACTCGAACAGGTCGAGCATTTCTTGCGCGAGGTGGACGGGGTGCAGGGCGTCCCGGCGGCGCAGCATCGCTTCGATGATCTGGTGCGAGGTTACTCGGACCTCATCGTTCGCGTCACGGCGCTGGATGGCCGGCTTTTGTTTCGCACGGGCAACGATGCATTGCTGGAAGGCACTGACCAAGCGGCGGTCACGGGAAAGTCATCGCTCATGTTCCAGTCCGCCGATGCGGTGTTGGGGCGAGACGGTACGCGGGCGACGGTGTTCGTGGCGAAGTCTGGCGAGGACAGGAAGCAGGTGACTGCGCGATTCCGGACGACGCTCGTGCTTGGTACCACCGTCGGTGTGATATTGACGGCCCTGGTGGGGGCGGCCATTACGCGCCGTGAGCTGGAGCCGGCGCACGTACTTATCAAGCAGATCAACCGGATCAGTGTGGAACGGCTGAGCTACCGGGTGGACATGCCACCCAAGCCCACCGAAGTGCGTGATATCGCCTCTGCGTTCAATGCGATGCTGCAACGCCTCGAGGATGGTTATCAGAAGCTGTCGCGGTTCTCCGCCGATCTTGCCCATGATTTGCGCACGCCGCTTAACAACCTCATTGGACATGCCGAGGTCGCCTTGTCACGAGACCGCACCGGGCCCGAGTATGTCGCCTTGGTGGAGGAAAGCCTGGTCGAATACCAGCGACTTGCGAGGATGATCGATGCGATGTTGTTCCTCGCGCGAGCTGACAGTGCCAATGTGGCGCTCGAGTTGACGGAACTCCAGTTGAATGCAGAACTTCGCAAGTTGTCCGCCTACTTTTCGGTGCTTGCAGAGGAGCGAAGCGTCGTAATCAGGGTAAGCGGGGATGCCACCCTGGTCGCTGATGCCATTCTGTTCCAGCGTGCGATCAACAATGTTCTGTCAAATGCGGTCCGTCATGCGTGGCCGAATTCGATGATAGATCTGGTGGTGCGCCGCGAAGCGGCACATTGTTGCATCGACATCACGAACGTTGGAGACCCAATCCCGGAGCGGGAACTTTCCCTCATCTTTGATCGGTTCTTCCGTGGGGATAGGGCGAGATCCAACTCGTCACAGTCCACGGGGCTGGGCCTGGCCATCGTCCTGTCGATCATGGAGCTCCATGGCGGCGACGCGTCAGCCGTGAGCGGCTTGGATGGGAAGACACGCTTTACATTGCGCTTCCCGCTCAACGGTGCTGAAGCCTCAGCGCGGGTTTCGGTGGGTAGGCCGAGTCAGGACCGACCAGTCGTTGGGTAG
- the czcR gene encoding heavy metal homeostasis two-component system response regulator CzcR: MRVLVVEDEPRTAEYLQKGLSESGFVVDIANNGGDGLHMAEETDYDVIILDVMLPGMDGWTVIKSIRSKSETPVLFLTALDDVADRVRGFELGADDYLVKPFAFAELLARIRRCLRQSTSKESERLRIADLDIDVLGRRVFRGTTRIELTNQEFSLLHLLMRRRGEVLSRTTIASQVWDVNFDTDTNVVDVAIRRLRSKVDDPFDQKLIHTVRGMGYVLDPERGR; encoded by the coding sequence GTGCGGGTACTTGTTGTAGAAGACGAACCGCGTACTGCGGAGTATTTGCAGAAGGGATTGTCGGAGTCGGGTTTCGTGGTCGACATCGCGAACAATGGTGGCGATGGGCTCCACATGGCGGAAGAGACCGACTACGACGTCATCATCCTGGACGTCATGCTGCCAGGTATGGACGGGTGGACGGTCATCAAGTCCATTCGATCCAAGTCCGAGACACCCGTACTGTTTCTGACGGCGCTGGATGATGTGGCGGATCGTGTCAGAGGCTTCGAGTTGGGGGCAGACGATTACCTGGTCAAGCCCTTCGCCTTTGCCGAGCTCCTTGCCCGTATCCGGCGTTGCTTGCGCCAAAGCACCTCGAAGGAGTCCGAGCGATTGCGCATTGCCGATCTGGACATCGACGTGCTTGGAAGGCGGGTATTCCGGGGAACTACCCGCATTGAATTGACGAATCAGGAGTTCTCGCTGTTGCACCTGCTCATGCGCCGGAGAGGGGAGGTGCTGTCGCGAACCACGATCGCGTCCCAGGTCTGGGACGTCAACTTCGACACGGATACCAATGTCGTTGACGTCGCGATCCGGCGCCTGAGATCCAAGGTGGATGATCCCTTCGATCAAAAGCTGATCCATACCGTACGGGGAATGGGCTATGTCCTCGACCCAGAGCGCGGCCGGTGA
- a CDS encoding cation diffusion facilitator family transporter, which translates to MGAGHSHDHPGGNERSLKIALALTGTFLIAEVVGGVMTKSLALISDAAHMLTDTVALAIALAAIAIAKRPADKKRTFGYYRFEILAAAFNALLLFGVAIYILYEAYLRLKSPPQIESTGMFVVAVLGLIINLISMRMLSSGQSSSLNVKGAYLEVWSDLLGSVGVIAGAIIIRFTGWAWVDSAIAVLIGLWVLPRTWILLKSSLNVLLEGVPDDVDLAEVEKQILATPGVKSFHDLHIWALTSGKASLTVHVVNDTAVNPEMEVLPELKQMLADKFDITHVTIQFELAPCEQADAAQHFNASPALVGSKSLAAGGN; encoded by the coding sequence ATGGGCGCAGGTCACTCACACGACCATCCCGGTGGCAACGAGCGATCGCTCAAGATCGCCCTTGCGCTGACCGGTACGTTCCTGATTGCCGAAGTGGTCGGTGGTGTCATGACGAAGAGCCTGGCGTTGATCTCCGACGCCGCGCACATGCTCACGGACACCGTCGCACTGGCCATCGCACTGGCTGCTATTGCGATCGCCAAGCGACCCGCGGACAAGAAGCGGACATTTGGCTACTACCGTTTTGAGATTCTTGCCGCGGCCTTTAACGCATTGCTGCTGTTCGGTGTGGCTATCTACATCCTGTACGAAGCCTACCTGCGGCTGAAATCGCCACCTCAGATTGAGTCAACCGGCATGTTCGTCGTGGCTGTGCTGGGCCTGATCATCAATCTCATCAGCATGCGCATGCTGTCCTCCGGGCAAAGCAGCAGCCTGAACGTGAAGGGTGCTTATCTGGAAGTCTGGAGCGATCTGCTCGGGTCGGTTGGCGTCATCGCCGGTGCGATCATCATCCGCTTCACGGGCTGGGCGTGGGTCGACTCCGCCATTGCGGTGCTGATCGGCCTCTGGGTACTGCCTCGCACGTGGATCCTGCTGAAGTCGAGCCTGAATGTGCTGCTCGAAGGCGTACCCGATGACGTGGATCTGGCAGAGGTTGAGAAGCAAATTCTGGCGACGCCCGGGGTAAAAAGCTTCCATGACCTCCACATCTGGGCACTTACCAGCGGCAAGGCGAGCTTGACGGTTCATGTCGTGAATGACACGGCCGTCAACCCGGAAATGGAAGTGCTACCGGAATTGAAGCAGATGCTGGCTGACAAATTCGATATCACGCACGTGACCATTCAGTTCGAACTGGCACCATGCGAACAAGCGGATGCAGCTCAGCATTTCAATGCATCGCCAGCACTGGTCGGATCGAAGTCGCTTGCTGCAGGAGGAAACTAA